The Bacillus sp. Y1 genome includes the window GTCAGTATGATCCCCTATGAAAATATTGTTCACGAGGTTAACCAACTTCGGTTGGTAACGATTTCACTATTAGTCATTGCATTAATTATCTCCTTAATTTTTGCTTTATTTATAACGAGGAGAATAACAAACCAGTTAAGTTTGCTGCGCATGGTTACGGAAAAAATGGAAAAACGAGAGAAAATAGTGGGTATTGATTTTAATAATGAGGATGAACTTGGAGAGATTGGGAAACAGATTGTTCACCTTTATAATTGGAATAATGATTTAACAAAAAGGTTATATAAATCACAGATCAAGGAAAAGGAAGCAGAACTATTAGCCCTGCAAAGCCACATTAATCCGCATTTTTTATATAATACGTTGAACACCGTTTATTGGATGGCAGAAAAGGCAAAAGCGAAACAAATAGCTAAAATTGCGATTAACTTGTCAAAAATCTTTAAACTTACTTTAAATGATGGAAATCATATTACCTCTGTAAAGAATGAAATAGAACAAGTTAAAAGTTATCTGGATATCCAAAATATTCGGTTTGACCATAAAATCCACTACACATTTACGATTGAATCTGAAATCATGGAAGAAAGTATCATTAAATTGCTGTTACAGCCAATTGTAGAAAACGCTGTTTACCATGGGTTGGAACATCAGGAAAGCGGTACTATTATGATTGAAGGCACAAAGGTCGAGAAAGGTTTACTTTTCATTATTCGTGATACAGGAAAGGGATTTGACATGAATGCAGTAGATATTAACAAAAATGGTTATGCTTTAAAAAATATTAATGAACGATTGAAAATTTATTATGGAAAAGAATATGGATTAAAGATTGAAAGTGAAATAGGAAAGGGAACTACTATTTATCTTAAGGTTGGCCTAAGGAATGACGAAATCATCCATGACAATTTTTAAGGAGTTTTCTATTATGTATAAACTTTTAATTGTTGATGATGAAAAAATTGTAATTGAAGGCTTAAAATCAGCAGTTAACTGGGAGGAGCATCAGATTGAAATTGTAGGATCTGCTTCAGATGGAGAAGAAGCACTTAAAGAAATCATGAATAAAAAGCCTGACATTGTGTTAGTAGATATAAGAATGCCTAAATTAAATGGATTGGATTTAATTCAAGAAACAAAGGCTCTTAATCTTGATACTGTTTTTATCATTATAAGCGGTTATTCAAAGTTTGATTACGCCAAAAGGGCTGTTCAACTCGACGCAATCGACTATCTAGTTAAACCTATTGAAGTAGAAGAAATTGTTCATTCTATTAAAAATGCCATTTTAAAACTTGAAAAAATAAAAAATGAAAAACAAGCAACTGAGCAGATTAATGAATATCAAATAGCTTTAGAAGAAAAGCGTGTCCTTGATTACATTTTAGGCCAAAGATTTGTTGTGCCGGAAAAGGACCAAAAGCTACAAAGTTTTTCTTTTTTTAACATCGGATTGAAGGGGTTTGACTGGGATGATTCAAATAACATTGAAAAAATTCAAGCTTGCTTAGAGTGTTTAAAAAGCCTATTGGAAAACAGGAAGATACAGAACTTTGTCTATACGATTGATAGTGAAATTGTCATCATGATTTCAAACGCTGGTTCAGAGCTCGGGAATGACTTGGTTCAGGATCTTGTGTCATTGCTCTTTCATGATATGAACATAAGACCGATGGTTGGAGTAAGTAATCTCTATGTAACTATTTCGGACATAAAGAAAGCCTATAGTGAAGCAAAAGAAGCGTTGAAAAATGGTATTTTTTCAAATCAGTTAATAACCTATTATAAAGAATTAGAAACGTTCAATCATTCCTTTGGTAATCGTATTATTGAAAAAATTGATACATTTTTTAATGGAAAAGGCCCAGACCTTCTTAGCAACATGAATCTTTTCATGGACAAAGTTTTTCTCGATTGCCAAAAGAGTAACCTCCCCCCAGAAAAAACAAAATACGTCTGTTTTAAAATCGTTAATCATTTCTTGGATTATATCGAAAGTGAATATGAGATAAAAAAAAGCGGCGGCGACCGATATTTAGTTTACCAAGAATTAAATCCACTGCAGTCTTTTGAAGAAATCAGAGTTTGGCTAGAACAATTTATTGGACAATCCACTGCTAATTTAAATGAAAATCACGTGTCATATAATGAAAAATTAATCATCGATTTAAAAAGTTTCATTAATGCTAATTATAATGAACCAATTGTTTTAGATGATTTAGGCAAGCTATTCCATAAGAATCCTGCCTACCTTTGTAACTTGTTTTCTAAGGCAGTTGGCAGCACCATCTTTGAATATATTACAAAGGTCAGATTAAACAATGCCAAAAAACTGTTAAGAACCACCAATTTAAAGGTATCCGAGATTTGTAAACAGGTAGGCTACGAAAATCAAAAATACTTTAATCAAGTATTCAAGAAAAATATCGGAACAACCCCAGGTATCTATCGTTCACAGCACATACTAAAGTAAATGTTGGATGAGAGTAATTTGCTGGGGGAGGACACATGAATTTATGTGCTCGGACGAGTGTTATATAGATGGTAAATGAATAGACAAAAGATGAATCTTCGAAATATCTTCACAAAAATAGTAGCGAGACTGACTTAATTTTCTGAGGTCTCTATATATGCAGTGTTTCCTTTCCTTAGAATTATTTAGAGGAAGGCAAAAGGAAAAATTACCCACAGGGGTGCTTAGTTGAGAAGGAGTTTTTGGTCCCGACTCAAAAGAAATCAGTTGTAATGTTGATAAACCCACCAACATCTAATTGTGTTGTCAATTACAGTCCAAGCATGTGGAGTGCTGTTCATTACTTATCAGAAGTGATTTATTTTAATAAAGGCGTCCATAAAGGCATCCATATTGGATGCCTTTTGTTTGGTAAATCTTATGAATTTGTTGTTGCTGCTGGTGATGTGAATTCCGCTGCTTTCTCCAAATATCTGAGATTTTTATATTTGCATTTTTAAATTTATCTTTTACGAACAAAAGAGACAGACCCAACTGGATCTGCTTCTTTTTATGATGGATTTGTTGACCATAATCCAGCTGTTTTAACGAATACTCTTGGATTAAATTTTAAACTAGCCACGACTAATTCTGCAAGGTCTTCTGGGTGCATCACGTTTTCTTCATTGCCTTTAACAAGATTTGTATCAATGGCTAAATCTGTAACGACCGTACTTGGCGTTAAAGCAGTAACACGGACATTATGTTTTCTTACTTCTAGCATAAGTGATTCTGTTAGCCCTAATACAGCGAATTTAGAAGCACTGTAAGCACTTGTAACAGGAGCACCTTTTTGGCCAGCAGATGAAGAGATATTGATGATATCTCCTGATTTTCTTTCGATCATTCCTGGTAATACTGCTCTTGTTACATTATACACACCCATTAAATTGACTTGGATGATTTTTTCCCATTCTTCTGGTGTTAAATCAAGGAATCCACCAAATTTAGCAACACCTGCATTGTTGATTAGGATATCAATTGGACCTAAGTCTGATTTGATATGTTCAACAGCATGAGTAACGGATTCAAGATCGGTAACATCTGCTGTTGCTGCAGATACCGTTACTTCAAATTGTGCTAGTTCAGCCGCTACCTTTTCTAGATTAGACATATTTAAGCCGATTAGGCCTAAATGAACGCCTTCTTTTGCTAAGGCGATAGCAGTAGCACGTCCAATGCCTCTTCCTGCGCCAGTAACTATTGCAGTTTTTCCATTTAAAGAAATCATTTTATCACTCCTAAAATAATTACAAATTGAAGTAGTTCATTC containing:
- a CDS encoding cache domain-containing sensor histidine kinase, with translation MAKLMRLIESPIKRKIILLALFSALIPLLVIGPITFIYFSKVIENKVSTTIDNFLTIVDWNINAFASNVENLSNDIFLSNEIQSYLTYKKTDAKLYRLETSSLENLNNITVVNNPYINAIYVGNENHGFLKVNRGERNLKFDIYQAVKKSNIYPRLLHSQWQGEWLNGSNLELVKDSDQSLLYGRNIRDLGTKEQNGIVLIDLDRSYFENMFKNSNPPGDILILDDDKILFSSSNRFSSSQVAEIIQGREKSGTSKKVINGTRYFFNVHTNKKTNWDVVSMIPYENIVHEVNQLRLVTISLLVIALIISLIFALFITRRITNQLSLLRMVTEKMEKREKIVGIDFNNEDELGEIGKQIVHLYNWNNDLTKRLYKSQIKEKEAELLALQSHINPHFLYNTLNTVYWMAEKAKAKQIAKIAINLSKIFKLTLNDGNHITSVKNEIEQVKSYLDIQNIRFDHKIHYTFTIESEIMEESIIKLLLQPIVENAVYHGLEHQESGTIMIEGTKVEKGLLFIIRDTGKGFDMNAVDINKNGYALKNINERLKIYYGKEYGLKIESEIGKGTTIYLKVGLRNDEIIHDNF
- a CDS encoding response regulator, whose translation is MYKLLIVDDEKIVIEGLKSAVNWEEHQIEIVGSASDGEEALKEIMNKKPDIVLVDIRMPKLNGLDLIQETKALNLDTVFIIISGYSKFDYAKRAVQLDAIDYLVKPIEVEEIVHSIKNAILKLEKIKNEKQATEQINEYQIALEEKRVLDYILGQRFVVPEKDQKLQSFSFFNIGLKGFDWDDSNNIEKIQACLECLKSLLENRKIQNFVYTIDSEIVIMISNAGSELGNDLVQDLVSLLFHDMNIRPMVGVSNLYVTISDIKKAYSEAKEALKNGIFSNQLITYYKELETFNHSFGNRIIEKIDTFFNGKGPDLLSNMNLFMDKVFLDCQKSNLPPEKTKYVCFKIVNHFLDYIESEYEIKKSGGDRYLVYQELNPLQSFEEIRVWLEQFIGQSTANLNENHVSYNEKLIIDLKSFINANYNEPIVLDDLGKLFHKNPAYLCNLFSKAVGSTIFEYITKVRLNNAKKLLRTTNLKVSEICKQVGYENQKYFNQVFKKNIGTTPGIYRSQHILK
- a CDS encoding 3-ketoacyl-ACP reductase is translated as MISLNGKTAIVTGAGRGIGRATAIALAKEGVHLGLIGLNMSNLEKVAAELAQFEVTVSAATADVTDLESVTHAVEHIKSDLGPIDILINNAGVAKFGGFLDLTPEEWEKIIQVNLMGVYNVTRAVLPGMIERKSGDIINISSSAGQKGAPVTSAYSASKFAVLGLTESLMLEVRKHNVRVTALTPSTVVTDLAIDTNLVKGNEENVMHPEDLAELVVASLKFNPRVFVKTAGLWSTNPS